A genomic window from Candidatus Thiocaldithrix dubininis includes:
- a CDS encoding DUF4279 domain-containing protein, translating into MSGPGTHEHVTAVLGITPSKAWNIGDINPQNGRPCKFMSWRLSSGLDDTQPLNEHIQNLSVYLQPKAEAFRQLWLDYDLTLQCVGYFPTSGHGVHFDREQIRQAAQLGLAFDLDFYYVDDYEHHV; encoded by the coding sequence ATTTCTGGCCCAGGAACGCATGAGCACGTCACAGCAGTGCTTGGAATTACCCCCTCAAAAGCTTGGAACATTGGCGATATAAATCCACAAAATGGAAGACCCTGCAAATTTATGAGTTGGCGCTTAAGCAGTGGTCTAGATGACACGCAGCCCTTAAATGAGCACATCCAAAACTTATCCGTTTATTTGCAACCCAAAGCCGAAGCCTTTCGCCAACTATGGCTCGACTATGACCTTACTCTCCAGTGTGTTGGCTATTTCCCCACAAGCGGGCATGGCGTACATTTCGACCGCGAACAAATTCGTCAGGCTGCCCAGCTAGGTTTGGCATTCGATCTCGATTTCTACTATGTCGATGACTATGAACATCATGTCTAA
- a CDS encoding LysR family transcriptional regulator: MDLKQLRYFHEIARLGSFTRAAESLFVAQPAVSVAIRKLEMELDLSLFHRHDRKVILTDEGQRLLPHAQRILQAVQEAELEMKELKELTQGSVRVGIPGMLGSYYFPPILMAFRHKYPDLTLTVFEGGTWQLQQMLEQGELDLTVIVRDFVPPNLEAQTLLHEEMRVIVPYDHAFASQTSVSLPDFFGEELVMFRPGYFHRKIIDRLAEQAGVTPKIGFETNLLPLIKSIIKQGFGISTLLTMVVKEDAELVDLPFEQPLWLDLCIAWRRDSYLSRANRAFLDFVLAEAAR, translated from the coding sequence ATGGATTTAAAACAATTGCGTTATTTTCACGAGATTGCGCGTTTAGGCAGTTTTACGCGGGCGGCGGAAAGCTTGTTTGTAGCGCAACCTGCGGTCAGTGTGGCGATTCGCAAGTTAGAAATGGAGTTGGATTTAAGCTTGTTTCATCGACATGATCGCAAAGTGATTTTAACTGATGAAGGTCAGCGTTTATTGCCACATGCCCAGCGGATTTTGCAAGCGGTGCAAGAGGCGGAGTTGGAAATGAAAGAACTCAAGGAGTTAACCCAAGGCTCGGTACGGGTGGGCATTCCGGGTATGTTGGGTTCGTATTATTTTCCGCCCATTCTCATGGCGTTTCGCCACAAATACCCTGATTTAACCCTGACGGTGTTTGAAGGTGGCACATGGCAATTACAACAAATGTTGGAACAAGGCGAACTCGATTTAACCGTGATTGTGCGTGATTTTGTGCCACCTAATTTAGAAGCCCAAACCTTATTGCATGAAGAAATGCGCGTGATTGTGCCGTATGACCATGCGTTTGCCAGTCAAACCAGCGTCAGTTTGCCGGATTTTTTCGGCGAAGAATTGGTGATGTTTCGCCCCGGTTATTTTCATCGCAAGATTATTGATCGCTTAGCCGAGCAAGCAGGCGTTACGCCGAAAATTGGTTTTGAAACCAATTTATTACCGCTGATTAAGTCGATTATTAAACAAGGCTTTGGTATTTCCACACTATTAACCATGGTGGTGAAAGAAGATGCGGAATTAGTCGATTTACCGTTTGAACAACCGTTATGGCTGGATTTGTGTATTGCATGGCGACGAGATAGCTATTTATCGCGGGCAAATCGGGCGTTCTTAGATTTTGTATTAGCCGAGGCTGCCCGTTGA
- a CDS encoding DNA-binding protein produces the protein MTHLNFLNLEPELVESLKKRALKNGRSVDMEYRAILREVFMAIKECFFLFLGTLMSIFEVGDAKDFNRIQNGCLHY, from the coding sequence ATGACTCATCTAAATTTTCTTAATCTAGAACCTGAACTAGTTGAATCATTGAAGAAGCGAGCGCTTAAAAATGGGCGGAGTGTGGATATGGAATATCGTGCCATTTTGCGTGAGGTATTCATGGCTATTAAAGAATGCTTTTTCCTTTTTCTTGGTACATTAATGTCAATATTTGAGGTTGGCGACGCTAAAGACTTCAATCGTATTCAAAATGGCTGCTTACACTATTGA
- a CDS encoding ankyrin repeat domain-containing protein, with the protein MQNNNFNKFARACIQDRFTAARLLRESPSYLTLRHAYLGETVLHYLCVANELDAVQWLHSKGAETNTVSMLQTSALQDALRLGHYAMCEFLLAHGASLYTFNGEPLVFSVIPSANPALLALLAQHGANLQVLNEQGRSLLHISASHDAYLPMTEYLLAQSVAVNSTASDGFTPLHEAVLHGSMANMACLLKHGADLQLTDHYGLTPLAMAKQLRHYPVVNWLERYLHPENALQNVIPFPARAA; encoded by the coding sequence ATGCAAAACAATAATTTTAATAAGTTTGCCCGTGCCTGCATTCAGGATAGATTCACGGCTGCCCGCCTATTACGCGAATCCCCCTCGTATTTAACCTTACGTCATGCTTACTTAGGCGAAACGGTATTACATTACCTATGTGTAGCCAATGAATTAGACGCGGTACAGTGGTTACATAGCAAAGGTGCAGAAACCAATACCGTCAGCATGTTGCAAACCTCTGCCTTACAAGATGCTTTAAGGCTAGGTCATTATGCTATGTGCGAATTCTTACTCGCTCATGGTGCAAGCTTATATACCTTTAATGGCGAACCGCTGGTATTTAGTGTCATTCCTAGCGCGAATCCAGCCTTACTCGCCTTACTTGCCCAACACGGTGCAAATTTACAAGTATTAAATGAGCAAGGGCGTTCCTTATTACATATTAGCGCCAGCCATGACGCTTACTTACCCATGACGGAATACTTATTAGCGCAAAGTGTGGCGGTTAACAGTACCGCTAGTGACGGCTTTACGCCGTTACACGAAGCAGTCTTACACGGCTCAATGGCTAATATGGCTTGCTTATTAAAACATGGGGCAGATTTGCAACTAACAGATCATTATGGCTTAACACCCTTAGCGATGGCGAAGCAGTTACGACATTATCCGGTGGTTAATTGGTTAGAACGTTATCTACATCCAGAGAACGCTTTACAAAACGTCATTCCTTTTCCAGCGCGCGCTGCTTGA
- the htpG gene encoding molecular chaperone HtpG encodes MSENKENLQFQTEVNQLLHLMIHSLYSNKEIFLRELISNGSDACDKLRFEAIGNEGLYENDSDLHIEVDYDSEAGTITVRDNGIGMTRDEVISNIGTIARSGTKDFLSKLTGDQIKDAHLIGQFGVGFYSAFIVADKVTLTTRKAGMQASEGVRWESDAQSGYTLEMMDKPARGTEIVLHLKEDEKLLADGWRLRSIIRQYSDHIPLPIKMRKTEEGKQTDEWEVVNKANALWTMPKSEISDEQYQEFYKYVSHDWEDALAWSHNRVEGKYEYTSLLYIPSKAPFDLFDRDSHHGLKLYVQRVFIMEDKEYKLMPRYMRFVRGVLDSNDLPLNVSREILQGNKIIENMKNGSVKKVLGLLESIAADNADKYATFWKEFGKVLKEGPGEDFANREQIAKLLRFSSTLDDSAEQKVALADYIARMKEGQDKIYYITADTHTAAKNSPHLEVFRKRGIEVLLLSDRVDEWLVQHLMEFEGKSLQSVAKGDLDLSKMETEEEKQEQEKIEKEAKNIVEHIKQALGEKVEEVRVSHRLTNSPACIVLNNQDMALYMQQLLKQAGHDMPTTKPILEVNPTHPLLARMQAETDDERFAEWSSVLLDQAILAEGGQLEDPAGFVNRLNRLMLALT; translated from the coding sequence ATGAGTGAAAATAAGGAAAATCTACAGTTTCAGACCGAAGTGAATCAGTTATTGCATTTAATGATTCACTCGCTGTATTCAAATAAAGAAATTTTTCTGCGTGAATTGATTTCAAATGGTTCAGACGCGTGTGACAAATTGCGTTTTGAAGCCATTGGTAATGAAGGCTTGTATGAAAACGATAGCGACCTGCATATCGAAGTCGATTATGACAGCGAAGCCGGTACGATTACCGTGCGCGATAACGGCATTGGCATGACTCGCGATGAAGTCATTAGTAATATCGGTACGATTGCACGTTCGGGCACTAAAGACTTCTTAAGTAAACTAACCGGCGACCAAATTAAAGATGCTCATTTAATCGGTCAGTTTGGGGTTGGTTTCTACTCTGCGTTTATCGTTGCGGATAAAGTGACCTTAACCACGCGTAAAGCGGGTATGCAAGCTAGCGAAGGGGTGCGTTGGGAATCCGATGCGCAATCAGGCTATACCCTTGAAATGATGGATAAGCCTGCGCGTGGCACGGAAATCGTTTTACACTTAAAAGAAGATGAAAAACTATTAGCCGATGGTTGGCGTTTACGCAGTATTATCCGCCAATATTCTGACCATATTCCGTTACCTATTAAAATGCGTAAAACGGAAGAGGGTAAACAAACTGATGAATGGGAAGTGGTTAATAAAGCCAATGCTTTATGGACGATGCCCAAAAGCGAAATCAGCGACGAACAATACCAAGAATTTTATAAATATGTGTCGCACGATTGGGAAGACGCGTTGGCGTGGTCACACAATCGGGTTGAAGGCAAATATGAATACACCTCGCTGTTATATATCCCTTCTAAAGCACCTTTCGATTTATTCGACCGCGACAGTCACCACGGCTTAAAGCTGTATGTGCAACGCGTGTTCATTATGGAAGACAAAGAATACAAACTAATGCCGCGTTATATGCGTTTCGTGCGCGGGGTATTGGATTCTAACGATCTGCCATTAAATGTGTCTCGGGAAATTCTGCAAGGCAATAAAATCATTGAGAACATGAAAAATGGCTCAGTGAAAAAAGTCTTAGGTTTATTAGAAAGCATTGCGGCGGATAATGCGGATAAATATGCAACTTTCTGGAAAGAATTCGGCAAAGTTTTAAAAGAAGGCCCGGGCGAAGATTTTGCCAACCGTGAACAAATTGCCAAATTACTGCGCTTCTCTTCAACCTTAGATGATAGTGCTGAGCAAAAAGTCGCTTTAGCCGACTACATTGCGCGCATGAAGGAAGGGCAAGACAAGATTTACTACATTACGGCTGACACGCATACGGCGGCAAAAAATAGCCCGCATTTAGAAGTGTTCCGTAAACGGGGTATTGAAGTCTTGTTGTTATCTGACCGTGTGGATGAATGGTTAGTGCAACATTTGATGGAGTTTGAAGGCAAATCGCTGCAATCAGTAGCGAAAGGCGATTTAGACTTATCCAAAATGGAAACGGAAGAAGAAAAACAAGAGCAAGAAAAAATTGAGAAAGAAGCTAAAAACATTGTTGAACACATCAAGCAAGCTTTGGGCGAAAAGGTCGAAGAAGTGCGCGTATCGCACCGTTTAACCAATTCCCCTGCGTGTATCGTGTTGAATAATCAGGATATGGCGTTGTATATGCAGCAATTGCTGAAACAAGCCGGTCACGATATGCCAACGACTAAACCGATTTTGGAAGTTAACCCGACACATCCTTTATTGGCACGTATGCAAGCGGAAACGGATGATGAGCGTTTTGCTGAATGGTCAAGCGTGCTATTAGACCAAGCTATTTTAGCCGAAGGCGGTCAATTAGAAGACCCCGCCGGTTTTGTGAATCGCTTGAATCGTTTAATGCTGGCATTGACTTAA
- a CDS encoding MFS transporter, protein MIEAGSREFRYATLALCLGSGLVFANLHMTQPLLPMMARELHLSELQASWSLTITILMLSFSLLVYGPLSDAIGRKPIMVITMAGAVLSALALSQVHDYRTLLILRGIQGFCLGGLPAIAIAYMGDEFSRKAVVIAVGVYISANSLGGVSGRLISGFVGEHYGWSAAFAALGILGAVLLSLFILLLPKSRHFHAKALHPLHIAKDLSAHLRNPVLLAAYLIAFGNFMIFLNQYTYITFVLAAAPYHLSTHALGMLFLTYLGGTVTSAISGRIAQHIPAPLGMALGIVLLMLGTLLTLNQHLSLIIFGFLISSFGFFFTHSLASSWVSHHAIKARASASSLYLVFYYLGASAGGLLLAPFWQWQGWQGIVLCSLLVYSLTMLCSAWLYWWERQPMAKKVYF, encoded by the coding sequence ATGATTGAAGCGGGTAGTCGGGAATTTCGCTATGCCACCTTAGCCTTATGTTTAGGCTCGGGGCTGGTATTCGCCAATTTACACATGACACAACCCTTATTACCCATGATGGCGCGGGAATTACACTTAAGCGAATTGCAAGCCAGTTGGAGCTTAACCATTACCATCTTAATGTTAAGCTTTTCGCTATTAGTCTATGGACCGCTATCCGATGCAATTGGGCGTAAACCGATTATGGTCATCACTATGGCGGGAGCAGTGTTAAGCGCGTTGGCGCTCTCGCAAGTTCACGATTACCGCACGCTCTTAATTCTGCGTGGCATTCAAGGCTTCTGTTTAGGCGGTTTACCCGCAATTGCGATTGCTTATATGGGCGACGAATTCAGCCGCAAAGCCGTGGTCATTGCCGTCGGGGTTTATATCAGTGCCAATAGCTTAGGCGGCGTATCAGGGCGTTTAATCAGTGGCTTTGTTGGCGAACATTACGGTTGGTCAGCCGCCTTTGCTGCATTAGGTATACTCGGTGCAGTTTTGCTCAGCTTGTTTATACTTTTATTGCCCAAATCGCGGCATTTTCACGCCAAAGCCCTGCACCCCTTACACATTGCCAAAGACTTAAGCGCACACTTACGCAATCCAGTGTTACTAGCCGCTTACTTGATTGCTTTTGGTAACTTTATGATTTTCCTTAACCAATATACCTACATTACCTTCGTACTCGCCGCCGCGCCTTATCACTTATCCACGCACGCGCTCGGTATGCTGTTTCTCACCTACTTAGGCGGCACAGTCACCTCGGCTATTTCCGGACGGATTGCGCAACATATCCCCGCACCGTTAGGCATGGCACTCGGCATTGTATTGCTAATGCTTGGCACACTACTCACCTTAAACCAACATCTCAGCCTGATTATTTTCGGCTTCTTAATCAGCAGCTTCGGCTTCTTCTTTACTCACTCACTCGCCAGCAGTTGGGTCAGTCACCACGCCATTAAAGCCCGTGCCAGCGCCTCATCGCTATATTTAGTATTTTATTACCTAGGCGCAAGTGCAGGCGGCTTATTACTCGCCCCCTTCTGGCAATGGCAAGGCTGGCAAGGCATTGTGCTCTGCTCACTGCTCGTTTACAGCTTAACTATGTTATGTAGCGCTTGGTTGTATTGGTGGGAAAGACAGCCTATGGCGAAAAAGGTGTATTTCTAA
- the zwf gene encoding glucose-6-phosphate dehydrogenase, whose product MKCTGVSHAYVIFGATGNLATHKLLPALYQLHRMGQLANDVEILGCGRTEFTQDTWRIEIRTLLVASGIKDDEVLTSFIQRLDYLAGSLTDAHFYQSLAQWVGDNGSENNVIFYLSISPDLYVDVTEGLAAENLLNESAGWRRMVIEKPFGHDLQSARELQHRLDKHLKEEQIYRIDHYVGKETVQNFLVLRFDNLILEPLWNRHYIDHIQITHAETVGVEGRAGYYDKSGGAVRDMIQSHLLQVLALLAMEPPVSMEAEALRDEKVKVLKSIRPLDTSQLSTLAIRGQYAAGVIKDESVMGYLQEKDVAPGSHTETFAALKLYVDNWRWRGVPFYLRTGKRLKARHSMIAVRFKEPPMDLFPRAAGKKRLPNWLLLGIQPDDAVRMEISAKVPGVEMNTRQIVMNATIGQPEERKSEAYEELLLDVIQGNRALFLRYDEVKAAWSVVDPILQAWEQDEQMPLQYPAGSWGPKAADRLFGDSGREWRDSLLDDTSNPT is encoded by the coding sequence ATGAAATGTACCGGCGTTTCCCATGCTTATGTAATTTTTGGCGCAACTGGCAATCTGGCTACGCATAAATTGCTGCCCGCTTTATACCAATTACATCGTATGGGGCAATTAGCCAACGATGTGGAAATTCTCGGCTGTGGGCGTACCGAATTTACGCAAGACACGTGGCGCATTGAAATTCGTACTTTATTGGTGGCATCGGGAATTAAGGACGATGAAGTACTAACTAGTTTTATACAGCGTTTGGATTATCTGGCGGGTAGCTTAACCGATGCACATTTTTATCAAAGTCTAGCGCAATGGGTCGGCGATAATGGCAGTGAAAACAATGTGATTTTCTATTTGTCTATCAGTCCTGATTTATATGTAGATGTGACGGAAGGCTTAGCTGCTGAAAATTTATTAAATGAAAGTGCCGGTTGGCGGCGGATGGTGATTGAAAAACCGTTTGGTCATGATTTGCAATCGGCGCGTGAATTGCAGCATCGTTTAGATAAACACCTCAAAGAAGAACAGATTTATCGCATTGACCATTATGTGGGTAAAGAAACCGTTCAAAACTTTTTAGTATTACGCTTTGATAATCTTATTCTCGAACCGCTATGGAATCGGCATTACATTGACCATATTCAAATTACCCATGCGGAAACAGTCGGGGTTGAAGGCAGAGCCGGTTATTACGATAAAAGTGGTGGCGCAGTCCGCGATATGATTCAAAGCCATTTATTACAAGTCTTAGCGTTGTTGGCAATGGAACCGCCAGTCTCAATGGAAGCGGAAGCCTTACGCGATGAAAAAGTCAAAGTCTTAAAATCCATTCGCCCGTTGGATACCAGCCAACTCAGTACATTAGCTATTCGTGGGCAATATGCCGCCGGTGTGATTAAAGACGAATCGGTGATGGGTTATTTACAAGAAAAAGATGTAGCCCCCGGTAGCCATACTGAAACGTTTGCTGCGTTAAAGCTATACGTGGATAACTGGCGTTGGCGCGGCGTACCGTTTTATTTGCGCACGGGTAAACGCTTAAAAGCACGGCATTCTATGATTGCGGTGCGCTTTAAAGAACCGCCAATGGATTTATTCCCGAGAGCTGCCGGTAAGAAACGTTTGCCAAATTGGTTATTGTTGGGCATTCAGCCGGATGATGCCGTACGCATGGAAATTTCTGCAAAAGTACCGGGTGTGGAAATGAACACACGGCAAATCGTCATGAACGCCACGATTGGTCAGCCCGAGGAACGCAAGTCGGAAGCATACGAAGAATTATTGTTGGATGTGATTCAGGGCAATCGGGCATTGTTCTTACGTTATGACGAAGTAAAAGCGGCTTGGTCAGTAGTTGATCCGATTTTGCAAGCTTGGGAACAAGACGAGCAAATGCCTTTGCAATATCCTGCCGGTTCATGGGGACCTAAAGCGGCTGACCGTTTATTCGGCGATTCGGGTCGAGAATGGCGCGATAGCTTGTTAGATGACACGTCTAATCCGACCTAA
- a CDS encoding 2OG-Fe(II) oxygenase, translating into MTTPPPASSLRELAPNSFIFEKQNALPDFLCDNMVARFEQNLADQYAGRLGQNMGSDQSVKKTTDIFVSGDDKPHWKDVDNNLHRSLALALREFRELYPYFKGAFKDMGYNLQRYQAGEYYHWHIDGGSHQFAMRQLVALWYLNDVPPAAGGTTDFLFQKLSVQPEKGKLVLFPPFWTHEHRAGLILSGVKYIATTWVVFA; encoded by the coding sequence ATGACTACGCCGCCCCCAGCTTCCAGCTTACGTGAACTTGCTCCCAATTCTTTTATTTTTGAGAAGCAAAACGCGCTGCCCGATTTTCTATGCGACAACATGGTGGCACGGTTTGAGCAGAATCTAGCAGATCAATACGCGGGTCGACTTGGGCAAAATATGGGAAGCGATCAAAGCGTAAAAAAGACCACGGATATTTTTGTCAGTGGCGACGACAAGCCACATTGGAAGGATGTGGATAATAATCTACACCGTTCTTTAGCTTTAGCATTACGTGAGTTTCGTGAACTTTATCCTTACTTCAAAGGTGCGTTTAAGGATATGGGTTATAACTTACAACGTTATCAAGCGGGTGAATATTATCACTGGCATATCGACGGCGGTTCGCATCAATTTGCCATGCGGCAATTGGTAGCGTTGTGGTATTTAAACGATGTTCCACCTGCGGCGGGTGGCACAACAGATTTCTTATTTCAAAAGCTTAGCGTGCAGCCTGAAAAAGGTAAGTTAGTGTTATTTCCGCCGTTTTGGACACACGAACACCGAGCGGGCTTAATATTATCGGGGGTCAAATATATTGCAACGACGTGGGTCGTATTTGCCTAG
- a CDS encoding transposase has protein sequence MFWSITTPAFKEKAVALVTEQSYSGAEAAEFLDIRANQLYEWKQ, from the coding sequence TTGTTCTGGTCTATTACAACACCCGCTTTCAAAGAAAAAGCCGTGGCACTGGTCACTGAGCAAAGTTACAGCGGGGCAGAGGCGGCGGAATTCTTGGATATTCGAGCCAATCAGCTTTATGAGTGGAAGCAGTAG
- a CDS encoding DUF262 domain-containing protein, with translation MSNIQNIDISLQEIVKNIYKNSYLIPKFQRDFVWTTKDITDLGDSIVRGYPISSLLIMPENGTLKVGAHGLIKDECNDLKLNEDSDFKYYILDGQQRMTSIAKLFLAADNKNEYYFDLLAILIERFPEDNIQNDSGLNLNESRNKSNLNDVLCRGFPIGKDKSEKPTRQDNRFISGKSIIDNKFGSIINKFLNNIKDASEDNIDKYTDYLSAVLGAIGGYSIPATVIASDSELGVVIRVFEKVNSTGKKLTLFDLINAKSFQVKNSLYQGGLSDFLTKKLIDKTKNLLKLKAGIDNFFKYDENAETYEKLDKIIRIFEISNLLENNLTPTILQSAMLSRDPEFWFETYNAKNEILFNVLKWLQEENLIDIAQTTFLEYVVAIFIANPKALEYEKFKTEIKKYALYINLSNINFNKSNLDIVEKLFLISKKVTDNHSSAKFIYTSPSSSPNLSKERILEFTTSRAEFKTILHILYNEKVSGCFTHDISGNRIKEIDKTKMDSHHIYPKSRVKDFNLKSPFNSIANIILVDSSTNREEFKDKSPEEYFSEIKKQSNGNSFCDKNLINIDEASKINSEEDAMMFIENRADQIAQIVNSYFD, from the coding sequence ATGAGTAATATACAAAATATTGATATTAGTCTTCAAGAAATTGTGAAAAATATTTATAAAAATAGCTATTTAATTCCTAAGTTTCAAAGAGATTTTGTATGGACGACGAAAGATATTACGGACTTAGGTGACTCTATTGTCAGAGGTTATCCAATCTCTTCTCTTTTGATTATGCCAGAAAATGGAACTTTAAAAGTTGGAGCGCATGGGTTAATTAAAGATGAATGTAATGATTTAAAATTAAACGAAGATAGTGATTTTAAGTATTATATATTAGATGGTCAGCAACGGATGACATCTATCGCAAAGCTTTTTCTAGCAGCAGATAATAAAAATGAATATTATTTTGATTTATTAGCTATATTAATTGAAAGGTTTCCAGAAGATAATATCCAAAATGATTCTGGGCTTAATTTGAATGAAAGTCGAAATAAATCAAATCTAAATGATGTACTATGTAGGGGGTTTCCGATAGGTAAGGATAAAAGTGAAAAACCTACTAGACAAGATAATAGGTTTATTTCAGGAAAAAGCATTATAGATAATAAATTTGGCTCAATTATAAATAAGTTTTTAAATAATATTAAGGATGCATCAGAAGATAATATTGATAAGTATACTGACTATTTGAGTGCAGTTTTAGGTGCTATCGGTGGCTACAGCATTCCGGCAACCGTTATTGCCAGTGATTCTGAGCTAGGAGTTGTTATTCGGGTTTTTGAAAAAGTTAATTCAACAGGTAAAAAATTAACGTTATTTGATTTAATTAATGCTAAATCATTTCAAGTTAAAAACAGCTTATATCAAGGAGGTTTATCCGATTTCTTGACAAAAAAACTTATTGATAAAACTAAAAATCTATTAAAATTAAAAGCAGGAATTGATAATTTTTTTAAATATGACGAAAATGCAGAAACTTATGAAAAATTGGATAAAATCATAAGAATATTTGAAATTTCTAACTTACTTGAAAATAACTTAACCCCAACTATTTTGCAATCTGCAATGTTGAGCAGAGACCCTGAGTTTTGGTTTGAAACTTATAATGCAAAAAATGAAATATTATTTAATGTGTTAAAATGGTTGCAAGAAGAGAATTTAATAGATATAGCGCAAACCACATTTTTGGAATATGTTGTGGCTATATTTATAGCAAACCCCAAAGCATTAGAATATGAAAAGTTTAAGACGGAAATTAAAAAATATGCATTGTATATTAATTTAAGCAATATAAATTTTAATAAATCAAATTTAGATATTGTTGAAAAATTATTTTTAATATCTAAAAAGGTCACGGATAATCATTCTTCTGCAAAATTTATTTATACTAGTCCTAGTTCTAGTCCGAATTTGAGCAAAGAGCGAATTTTAGAATTTACAACTTCTAGAGCAGAATTTAAAACTATATTGCATATATTATACAATGAAAAAGTTTCAGGTTGTTTTACTCATGATATCTCTGGGAATAGGATTAAAGAAATAGATAAAACAAAAATGGATAGTCATCATATTTATCCTAAATCTAGAGTCAAAGATTTTAATTTAAAAAGCCCGTTTAATTCGATAGCTAATATAATATTGGTTGATAGTTCGACAAATCGAGAAGAATTTAAAGATAAGAGTCCAGAAGAATATTTCTCTGAAATCAAGAAGCAATCCAATGGTAATTCTTTCTGTGATAAGAATTTGATTAATATTGATGAAGCATCAAAAATAAACTCTGAGGAGGACGCAATGATGTTTATCGAGAATAGAGCAGATCAAATTGCTCAAATTGTTAATTCATATTTTGATTGA
- a CDS encoding YihY/virulence factor BrkB family protein has translation MHSIRRPVIMSQLKKHLHFLRALAEALFYDMRQGEITLRATGLVYTTLLSLAPLLALSFSVLKGFGVHNQLEPMLLQVLTPLGEKAEELTKQILGFVDNVQVGVLGILGLGLLLYTVVSLMQKIEEAFNYVWEVPKSRNLIEQVRDYLTVVLVGPILIFSGLGIWSYVMSLDWVQSVAAIEPFGGLLAFLVKYAPVFIIIMAFTFLYMYMPNTKVKFKPALIGATVAGIVWQIAGWIFASFVVKSGQQTAIYSIFASLFLFMLWLYVAWIIVLGGARLSFYLQYPDAVYRPRQPKEPSLQTRELLAAAVLKAITHRFECGEPPLTLEDLRKEIPVSRFLLMDTLDELRTYGVLSLDNKTPSHYLLQISPNLVTVEHIRRYLWQGDPAQQQQAQQVKQQAGLSDSWLNDLMTKPRQTLQEALPLPTTLKQQP, from the coding sequence ACTCTACGTGCAACGGGCTTGGTTTATACCACCTTATTGTCACTTGCGCCTTTATTAGCCTTAAGTTTTTCGGTGCTAAAAGGTTTTGGGGTACATAACCAATTAGAACCCATGTTATTACAAGTCTTGACGCCCTTAGGTGAAAAAGCCGAGGAGTTAACCAAGCAAATTTTAGGCTTTGTGGACAATGTGCAAGTCGGTGTCTTGGGTATTTTGGGTTTAGGCTTATTGCTATATACCGTAGTGTCATTGATGCAAAAAATCGAGGAAGCCTTTAACTATGTATGGGAAGTGCCAAAATCCCGTAACCTTATTGAGCAAGTCCGCGATTATCTAACCGTGGTATTGGTTGGTCCAATACTAATTTTTTCAGGCTTAGGCATTTGGAGTTATGTCATGAGCCTGGATTGGGTACAGTCAGTTGCCGCCATTGAACCCTTCGGTGGCTTATTAGCATTTCTAGTAAAATACGCACCCGTCTTTATTATTATTATGGCCTTCACCTTTTTATATATGTATATGCCTAATACCAAGGTGAAGTTTAAACCTGCTTTGATCGGCGCAACCGTCGCGGGCATTGTATGGCAGATTGCAGGCTGGATTTTCGCCTCATTTGTGGTCAAATCCGGGCAACAAACCGCGATTTATTCCATTTTTGCGAGCCTATTCTTATTTATGTTATGGCTGTATGTCGCGTGGATTATTGTGTTAGGGGGTGCGCGTTTATCGTTTTATTTGCAATACCCTGATGCTGTGTATCGTCCGCGTCAGCCTAAAGAACCCAGCTTACAAACCCGTGAACTATTAGCCGCAGCGGTATTAAAAGCAATTACGCATCGTTTTGAATGCGGTGAGCCACCGCTTACCTTAGAAGATTTGCGTAAGGAAATTCCGGTTTCGCGTTTTCTCTTAATGGATACTTTAGACGAATTGCGCACGTATGGCGTGTTGAGTTTAGACAATAAAACCCCCTCTCATTATTTATTACAAATTTCACCAAATTTGGTAACGGTGGAACATATTCGGCGTTATTTGTGGCAAGGTGACCCCGCCCAACAACAACAAGCCCAACAGGTAAAACAACAAGCAGGGCTAAGCGACAGTTGGTTAAATGATTTAATGACTAAACCGCGTCAAACCTTGCAAGAAGCGTTGCCATTACCCACTACGCTTAAGCAGCAACCTTAA